In Rhea pennata isolate bPtePen1 chromosome 13, bPtePen1.pri, whole genome shotgun sequence, the following proteins share a genomic window:
- the CFAP20 gene encoding cilia- and flagella-associated protein 20 isoform X1, protein MFKNTFQSGFLSVLYSIGSKPLQIWDKKVRNGHIKRITDNDIQSLVLEIEGTNVSTTYITCPADPKKTLGIKLPFLVMIIKNLKKYFTFEVQVLDDKNVRRRFRASNYQSTTRVKPFICTMPMRLDDGWNQIQFNLSDFTRRAYGTNYIETLRVQIHANCRIRRVYFSDRLYSEDELPAEFKLYLPVQNKAKVS, encoded by the exons atGTTCAAGAACACGTTCCAGAGCGGCTTCCTCTCCGTGCTGTACAGCATCGGCAGCAAGCCGCTCCAGATCTGGGACAAGAag GTGCGGAATGGCCACATCAAACGAATCACTGACAATGACATCCAGTCGCTCGTGCTGGAGATAGAAGGAACTAATGTCAG TACCACGTACATCACGTGCCCTGCTGACCCAAAGAAGACCCTGGGCATCAAACTACCTTTCTTAGTGATGATCATCAAGAACCTGAAGAAGTACTTCACTTTTGAAGTGCAG GTTCTGGATGATAAGAACGTACGCCGGCGCTTCCGAGCGAGTAACTACCAGAGCACGACTCGGGTGAAGCCCTTCATCTGCACTATGCCTATGCGGCTGGATGATGGTTGGAACCAAATTCAGTTCAACCTTTCAGATTTCACGCGCCGGGCTTATGGGACAAATTACATCGAGACCCTGAGAGTTCAG ATCCATGCCAACTGTCGCATCCGACGGGTGTACTTCTCCGACCGGCTTTACTCAGAGGATGAGCTCCCAGCTGAATTCAAGCTGTATCTGCCTGTCCAGAACAAGGCCAAGGTGAGCTAG
- the MMP15 gene encoding matrix metalloproteinase-15 — translation MSTMRSAQIFSSALSEMQKFYGITVTGVLDEETKMWMKRPRCGVPDQFGVQMKSNMRRKRYALTGRRWSQNHLTFSIQNYTEKLGRYHSYEAIRQAFRVWEQATPLVFQEVPYEDIRQKRKKEADIMVLFASGFHGDSSPFDGMGGFLAHAYFPGPGMGGDTHFDSDEPWTLENTDVSGNNLFLVAVHELGHSLGLEHSSNPSAIMAPFYQWMDTENFQLPEDDLKGIQQLYGTADGHPQPTKPLPTVTPRRPGRPDQRPPKPPPPGKPERPPKPGNPDRPDQYGPDICDGNFDTVAVLRGEMFVFKGRWFWRVRHNRVLDNYPMPIGHFWRGLPGDIDAAYERHDGRFVFFKGDRYWLFREANLEPGYPQPLTSYGQGIPYSNIDTAIWWEPTGHTFFFRGDRYWRFNEDTRSADPGYPKPISVWVGIPPSPKGAFLSSDAASTYFYRGAKYWKFDNERLKTEPGYPKSILRDFMGCHTELVPDPNPRWPDVDRPPFNPDGGGGERPGGGAEAAEDEAEAEEEAEEEDYGAGGPEAGGGGGGDVDVVVQLDEYARTMSVVMVLVLLALLLCILGLIYVIVQMQRKGAPRVLLYCKRSLQEWV, via the exons ATGTCCACCATGCGCTCCGCTCAGATCTTCTCTTCCGCCCTCTCTGAGATGCAGAAGTTCTACGGGATCACGGTCACTGGCGTCCTGGATGAGGAGACCAAAAT GTGGATGAAGCGTCCTCGTTGTGGGGTCCCAGACCAGTTTGGGGTCCAGATGAAGTCCAATATGCGGCGGAAGCGGTACGCGCTCACGGGGCGACGCTGGAGCCAGAACCATCTCACGTTCAG CATCCAGAACTACACGGAGAAGCTGGGCCGGTACCACTCGTACGAGGCCATCCGCCAAGCCTTCAGGGTGTGGGAGCAGGCCACGCCACTGGTCTTCCAGGAGGTGCCTTATGAAGATATCCGGCAGAAGCGGAAGAAAGAGGCTGACATCATGGTGCTTTTTGCCTCCGGCTTCCACGGAGACAGCTCCCCCTTCGACGGCATGGGGGGGTTCCTGGCTCACGCCTACTTCCCTGGCCCGGGGATGGGAGGGGACACGCACTTCGACTCGGATGAGCCCTGGACGCTGGAGAACACGGACGTGTCTG GAAACAACCTTTTCTTGGTGGCCGTGCATGAGCTGGGGCACTCGTTGGGCCTGGAGCACTCTAGCAACCCCAGCGCTATTATGGCCCCCTTCTACCAGTGGATGGACACGGAGAACTTCCAGCTGCCTGAGGATGATCTCAAGGGCATCCAGCAGCTGTACG GTACTGCAGATGGGCACCCTCAGCCCACCAAGCCCTTACCCACCGTGACACCCCGGAGACCTGGCAGACCAGACCAGAGACCCCCCAAGCCACCCCCGCCTGGGAAACCGGAGAGGCCTCCCAAACCTGGCAACCCAGACCGGCCTGACCAGTATGGCCCCGACATCTGCGATGGGAACTTTGACACGGTGGCCGTGCTGCGAGGGGAGATGTTTGTGTTTAAG GGTCGATGGTTCTGGAGGGTTCGGCACAACCGGGTGCTGGACAACTACCCCATGCCCATTGGGCACTTCTGGCGGGGCCTGCCCGGGGACATCGATGCCGCCTACGAGAGGCACGACGGGAGATTTGTCTTCTTTAAAG GGGACCGGTACTGGCTTTTCCGAGAAGCCAACCTGGAGCCCGGGTACCCCCAGCCCCTGACCAGCTACGGGCAGGGCATCCCTTACAGCAACATCGACACGGCTATCTGGTGGGAGCCCACGGGGCACACCTTCTTCTTCCGCGGAGACAG aTACTGGCGCTTTAACGAGGACACGCGCTCGGCGGACCCGGGGTACCCGAAGCCCATCTCCGTGTGGGTGGGCATCCCTCCGTCGCCCAAGGGCGCCTTCCTCAGCTCAGACGCTG CCTCGACCTACTTCTACAGAGGCGCAAAGTACTGGAAATTCGACAACGAGCGGCTCAAGACGGAGCCCGGCTACCCCAAATCCATCCTGCGGGACTTCATGGGCTGCCACACGGAGCTCGTCCCCGACCCCAACCCCAGGTGGCCCGACGTGGACCGGCCGCCCTTCAACCCCGATGGAGGTGGCGGGgagcggcccggcggcggggccgaaGCCGCCGAGGACGAGGCCGAGGCCGAGGAGGAGGCCGAGGAGGAGGATtacggggcgggcggccccgaggcgggcggcggtggtggcggcGACGTGGACGTGGTGGTGCAGCTCGACGAGTACGCGCGCACCATGAGCGTCGTCatggtgctggtgctgctggcgctgctgctctgcatcctCGGCCTCATCTACGTCATCGTGCAGATGCAGCGGAAGGGCGCGCCCCGCGTCCTCCTCTACTGCAAGCGCTCCTTGCAGGAGTGGGTCTGA
- the CFAP20 gene encoding cilia- and flagella-associated protein 20 isoform X2 produces the protein MFKNTFQSGFLSVLYSIGSKPLQIWDKKVRNGHIKRITDNDIQSLVLEIEGTNVSTTYITCPADPKKTLGIKLPFLVMIIKNLKKYFTFEVQVLDDKNVRRRFRASNYQSTTRVKPFICTMPMRLDDGWNQIQFNLSDFTRRAYGTNYIETLRVQIHANCRIRRVYFSDRLYSEDELPAEFKLYLPVQNKAKQ, from the exons atGTTCAAGAACACGTTCCAGAGCGGCTTCCTCTCCGTGCTGTACAGCATCGGCAGCAAGCCGCTCCAGATCTGGGACAAGAag GTGCGGAATGGCCACATCAAACGAATCACTGACAATGACATCCAGTCGCTCGTGCTGGAGATAGAAGGAACTAATGTCAG TACCACGTACATCACGTGCCCTGCTGACCCAAAGAAGACCCTGGGCATCAAACTACCTTTCTTAGTGATGATCATCAAGAACCTGAAGAAGTACTTCACTTTTGAAGTGCAG GTTCTGGATGATAAGAACGTACGCCGGCGCTTCCGAGCGAGTAACTACCAGAGCACGACTCGGGTGAAGCCCTTCATCTGCACTATGCCTATGCGGCTGGATGATGGTTGGAACCAAATTCAGTTCAACCTTTCAGATTTCACGCGCCGGGCTTATGGGACAAATTACATCGAGACCCTGAGAGTTCAG ATCCATGCCAACTGTCGCATCCGACGGGTGTACTTCTCCGACCGGCTTTACTCAGAGGATGAGCTCCCAGCTGAATTCAAGCTGTATCTGCCTGTCCAGAACAAGGCCAAG CAATAA